Proteins co-encoded in one Odontesthes bonariensis isolate fOdoBon6 chromosome 24, fOdoBon6.hap1, whole genome shotgun sequence genomic window:
- the zbtb1 gene encoding zinc finger and BTB domain-containing protein 1, with protein sequence MARPSHSDHVLQQLNNQREWGFLCDCLIAIGDIYFRAHKAVLAACSSYFRMMFIRDQQGAGRLDLSNMQISAECFDLILQLMYLGRIVVGSYEFEELKASMAYLQMYYIPDSLEDLRDIRSSNLTPSSSASSSSSSTALTGSKMMFGVRMYEQQRPAAPEGERPPKAAGSGSVRPAAPAAVSRPPPPPPPEEVAPAPLAVAPPAADGAGEQPCDLRKRSGGGRSAALKDRPRFGRTYTCDDCGFVFSCEKLLIEHILTCTNRKAFHPPRGNMEGDNDSSKAESSASESTEEQRLVCKGEDDPELPIRSVAAGTDGEPGSTRSIKTEPEENIFPEIEMVRVGEHAAKNCGARLSDGARKDSQREKAGSEREPEPGASGLESGGDPAEGHLSSSSDAGIPAKLRKVKDERPDGECAPCELCGAALTDEDKSAHYLSNHMGHICACGRCGQVLIKGRQLQEHAERCGEAHGGESDSHGEDEASLGMEEADLACPHCGLLFQSENLALEHALSCHDQELFRPVMLEDGGGEPDHRRKHFCSICGKGFYQRCHLREHYTVHTKEKQFTCQTCGKQFLRERQLRLHTDMHKGMARYVCPVCDQGTFLKHDHVRHMISHLAAGETICQVCFQIFPGGEQLEKHMDVHLYICGVCGEKFRLRKDMRSHYNSKHTKRL encoded by the coding sequence ATGGCAAGGCCGAGCCACAGCGATCACGTCCTCCAGCAGCTCAACAACCAGCGGGAGTGGGGCTTCCTGTGCGACTGCCTCATCGCCATCGGGGACATCTACTTCCGGGCGCACAAGGCGGTGCTGGCGGCCTGCAGCTCCTACTTCAGGATGATGTTCATCCGGGACCAGCAGGGGGCGGGCCGGCTGGACCTCAGCAACATGCAGATCAGCGCCGAGTGCTTCGACCTCATCCTGCAGCTCATGTACCTCGGGCGCATCGTGGTGGGCAGCTACGAGTTCGAGGAGCTGAAGGCCTCCATGGCGTACCTGCAGATGTACTACATCCCCGACTCCCTGGAGGACCTGCGGGACATCCGGAGCTCCAACCTCACGCCGTCCTCCtcggcctcctcctccagctcctccaccGCGCTCACCGGCAGCAAGATGATGTTCGGCGTGCGCATGTACGAGCAGCAGCGGCCCGCCGCCCCCGAGGGCGAGCGTCCTCCGAAGGCGGCGGGCAGCGGCAGCGTGCGCCCGGCCGCCCCAGCAGCCGTCAgccggccgccgccgccgccgccgcccgaGGAGGTGGCGCCCGCTCCTCTAGCTGTGGCGCCACCCGCTGCAGACGGAGCAGGCGAGCAGCCGTGCGACCTCAGGAAGAGGTCCGGCGGCGGCAGGAGCGCCGCCCTCAAGGACCGCCCCCGGTTCGGCCGCACCTACACCTGCGACGACTGCGGCTTCGTGTTCAGCTGCGAGAAGCTGCTGATCGAGCACATCCTGACCTGCACCAACCGCAAGGCCTTCCACCCGCCCCGGGGCAACATGGAGGGCGACAACGACTCCAGCAAAGCCGAGAGCTCCGCCTCCGAGAGCACCGAGGAGCAGCGGCTCGTCTGCAAAGGCGAGGACGACCCCGAGCTGCCCATCAGGTCCGTGGCGGCCGGGACAGACGGCGAGCCCGGATCCACCCGGAGCATCAAGACGGAACCGGAGGAAAACATCTTCCCCGAGATCGAGATGGTGCGGGTCGGCGAGCACGCCGCCAAGAACTGCGGCGCCCGTCTGAGCGACGGCGCCCGCAAAGACTCGCAGCGGGAGAAGGCGGGATCGGAGCGCGAGCCGGAGCCCGGCGCCTCGGGACTGGAGAGCGGCGGCGACCCGGCGGAAGGCCACCTGTCGAGCAGCAGCGACGCGGGAATCCCCGCCAAGCTGCGCAAGGTGAAAGACGAGCGGCCGGACGGCGAGTGCGCCCCCTGCGAGCTGTGCGGCGCCGCGCTAACGGATGAGGACAAGTCGGCGCACTACCTCTCCAACCACATGGGCCACATCTGCGCCTGCGGGAGGTGCGGCCAGGTGCTGATCAAAGGCCGGCAGCTGCAGGAGCACGCCGAGCGCTGCGGCGAGGCGCACGGCGGCGAGTCGGACTCCCACGGCGAGGACGAGGCCTCGCTGGGCATGGAGGAGGCGGACCTGGCGTGCCCGCACTGCGGCCTGCTGTTCCAGAGCGAGAACCTGGCGCTGGAGCACGCGCTGTCCTGCCACGACCAGGAGCTGTTCCGCCCCGTGATGCTGGAGGACGGCGGCGGCGAGCCGGACCACCGCCGCAAACACTTCTGCAGCATCTGCGGCAAAGGCTTCTACCAGCGCTGCCACCTGCGCGAGCACTACACCGTGCACACCAAGGAGAAGCAGTTCACCTGCCAGACCTGCGGCAAGCAGTTCCTGCGCGAGCGCCAGCTGCGCCTGCACACCGACATGCACAAGGGCATGGCGCGCTACGTGTGCCCCGTGTGCGACCAGGGCACCTTCCTCAAGCACGACCACGTGCGGCACATGATCTCCCACCTGGCGGCCGGCGAGACCATCTGCCAGGTGTGCTTCCAGATCTTCCCCGGCGGCGAGCAGCTGGAGAAGCACATGGACGTGCACCTGTACATCTGCGGCGTCTGCGGGGAGAAGTTCCGCCTCCGCAAGGACATGAGGAGCCACTACAACTCCAAGCACACCAAGCGGCTATAG
- the zbtb25 gene encoding zinc finger and BTB domain-containing protein 25: protein MTQNRVMEVSSHSLFLLQQLNVQREFGFLCDCTVAIGNVYFKAHRAVLASFSNYFKMIFIHQSSECIKIQPTDIQPDVFSYLLHIMYTGMCPKQPVDQSRLQDGIKFLHAYQLCRKPGDGTADAATDVVRMSNLYGIQISSQLANKEAPGDPKTTSVSRGAPEDGRSSARGTRSHAQLEAVPADHQALRNVCSVASGDESDLSNRIKQEHVEEDGEGEGEEAGSPSQGSSPGQGPLFRDRALVLLCPRCGERCSSPEGLREHLFSHALDPARLMEGLPQGGELGGELDAGAEEGPPGAQLDAGCLEEALRQSQALANQLAAELRRSRGGGGAEGGGSSPAAVLHSRKRKIACAVCSLRFSHKSQLQEHMYTHTGKPGRYHRYNRLCSQLFQGSAHFCEGGAEPGGGGGGGASAGATLSEEANRDAQDNGSSCYSLDSEVSQESVDGVPVE from the exons ATGACTCAGAACCGGGTCATGGAGGTGTCCTCCCACAGCCTCTtcctgctgcagcagctcaaCGTTCAGAGAGAGTTCGGCTTCCTGTGCGACTGCACCGTCGCCATCGGAAACGTCTACTTCAAAGCTCACCGAGCCGTGCTGGCGTCCTTTTCCAACTACTTCAAGATGATCTTCATCCATCAGTCCAG TGAGTGCATAAAGATCCAGCCCACGGACATCCAGCCGGACGTCTTCAGCTACCTGCTGCACATCATGTACACCGGCATGTGTCCCAAGCAGCCGGTGGACCAGAGCCGGCTGCAGGACGGCATCAAGTTCCTTCACGCCTACCAGCTGTGCCGCAAACCCGGAGACGGCACCGCCGACGCCGCCACGGACGTAGTCCGCATGTCCAACCTGTACGGCATCCAGATCTCCTCCCAGCTGGCCAACAAGGAGGCGCCGGGAGATCCCAAGACCACCAGCGTGTCCCGCGGCGCCCCGGAGGACGGCCGGTCCTCGGCCCGGGGGACGCGGTCTCACGCCCAGCTGGAGGCGGTCCCTGCGGACCACCAGGCGCTGCGTAACGTCTGCTCCGTGGCTTCTGGAGACGAGTCGGACCTTTCAAACCGCATCAAGCAGGAGCACGTGGAGGAGGACGGCGAGGGCGAGGGCGAGGAGGCGGGGTCTCCATCTCAGGGCAGCAGCCCCGGGCAGGGGCCCCTGTTCAGAGACCGGGCCCTGGTCCTGCTGTGCCCCCGCTGTGGGGAGCGCTGCTCCTCCCCCGAGGGCCTGCGGGAGCACCTGTTCAGCCACGCCCTGGACCCCGCCCGCCTGATGGAGGGGCTGCCGCAGGGCGGCGAGCTGGGCGGCGAGCTGGACGCCGGCGCAGAGGAGGGGCCCCCGGGGGCCCAGCTGGACGCCGGCTGTCTGGAGGAGGCGCTGCGGCAGAGCCAGGCGCTCGCCAACCAGCTGGCGGCGGAGCTGAGGAGGAGCCGGGGGGGCGGCGGGGCAGAAGGCGGGGGCAGCAGCCCCGCCGCCGTCCTGCACTCACGCAAACGGAAGATCGCCTGCGCCGTCTGCAGCCTGCGCTTCTCCCACAAGAGCCAGCTGCAGGAGCACATGTACACGCACACCGGCAAGCCCGGGCGCTACCACCGCTACAACCGGCTCTGCAGCCAGCTCTTCCAGGGCTCCGCCCACTTCTGCGAGGGCGGCGCCGAGCCCGGCGGCGGCGGAGGAGGCGGGGCCTCGGCCGGCGCCACGCTCTCCGAGGAGGCCAACAGAGATGCTCAGGATAACGGCAGCTCCTGCTACTCCTTGGACTCCGAGGTCTCCCAGGAGAGCGTGGACGGCGTGCCCGTCGAGTGA